A single genomic interval of Celeribacter indicus harbors:
- the urtB gene encoding urea ABC transporter permease subunit UrtB: protein MSRLLIAAVLLVVALSQAASAQDGSIQTVLQDHREAIEASSRRTIGPAIDAIANSGLPAARGVLREWQDRNMWQREEDGLFFHAEEVDRDTLRIYDFDTGEVVGEFPEDDFDQLRPNSGIRALLGAALVQFQLNDPDPRIRRQALASLERNGDESHLAPLRASIETEEDPAIRARKARLERLLTARFGESEAERVAAIESFRGTLALDARAALNPLLATRIIYGPDLSEGANVKNEVRPGSEALSVADAFARMVAAGDATAQPTPAERKAALQAHIADGAVAGVPLSELGTEEARDRAYAALAEEGTVPPFDPSFSMEEVVRDAEFFVVYSEPSAAVTEAAEATLASIHRTVGLSQFLDLSLDGLSLASIYFLAAIGLAITFGVMGVINMAHGEFIMMGAYTGYVIQQLVPDYTVSILLAIPVAFAVTFAAGVAMERLIIRWLYNRPLETLLATFGVSIALQQLAKNIFGTQARPLTSPGWLDGALVFNDVVGISYIRIAIFVLALVFLGIFLFIMKRTRLGLETRAVTQNPRMAASMGINPDKVNMLTFGLGSGIAGIAGVAIGLYAKVTSELGQDYIVQSFMTVVVGGVGNIWGTLLGATMIGFLQKGIEWMNPSNTLAAQTYMIVFIIIFIQFRPKGIIALKGRAAGD from the coding sequence ATGAGCCGTCTTCTGATCGCGGCCGTCCTGCTCGTGGTCGCGCTTTCGCAAGCCGCGTCCGCGCAGGACGGCTCCATCCAGACCGTCCTTCAGGATCACAGAGAGGCGATCGAGGCGTCGTCGCGCCGCACTATCGGACCCGCCATCGACGCCATCGCCAATTCAGGCCTTCCCGCCGCGCGCGGCGTGCTGCGCGAATGGCAGGACCGCAACATGTGGCAGCGTGAGGAGGACGGCCTCTTCTTCCATGCCGAGGAGGTGGACCGCGACACGCTCCGCATCTACGACTTCGACACGGGCGAGGTCGTGGGGGAGTTCCCGGAAGACGATTTCGACCAGCTCCGGCCGAATTCCGGCATCCGTGCTCTGCTCGGCGCGGCGCTGGTGCAGTTCCAGCTCAATGATCCCGATCCCCGGATCCGGCGCCAGGCGCTTGCCTCGCTCGAACGCAACGGCGACGAGAGCCATCTCGCCCCGCTGCGCGCCTCCATCGAGACCGAGGAGGATCCGGCGATCCGCGCGCGCAAGGCGCGGCTCGAACGGCTGCTGACCGCACGGTTCGGGGAGAGCGAGGCCGAGCGGGTCGCGGCGATCGAGAGCTTTCGTGGCACGCTGGCGCTCGACGCCCGCGCGGCGCTCAATCCGCTTCTGGCGACACGCATCATCTACGGGCCGGACCTTTCCGAGGGGGCGAATGTGAAGAACGAGGTCCGGCCCGGATCGGAGGCGCTGTCCGTCGCCGACGCCTTCGCGCGCATGGTCGCCGCCGGCGACGCCACCGCGCAGCCGACGCCCGCAGAACGCAAGGCGGCGCTCCAGGCACATATCGCCGACGGCGCGGTCGCCGGCGTTCCGCTGTCCGAGCTCGGTACGGAGGAGGCGCGCGATCGCGCCTATGCGGCGCTCGCGGAGGAGGGGACCGTTCCGCCCTTCGATCCCTCCTTCTCCATGGAGGAAGTGGTGCGGGATGCGGAGTTCTTCGTGGTCTATTCCGAGCCCTCCGCGGCCGTGACCGAGGCCGCGGAGGCGACGCTCGCCTCGATCCACCGCACGGTGGGGCTGAGCCAGTTCCTCGACCTGTCGCTCGACGGGCTGTCGCTCGCCTCGATCTATTTCCTGGCTGCCATCGGGCTCGCCATCACCTTCGGCGTGATGGGGGTGATCAACATGGCCCATGGCGAGTTCATCATGATGGGCGCCTATACCGGATACGTCATCCAGCAGCTCGTGCCCGATTACACGGTCTCGATCCTTCTGGCGATCCCGGTGGCCTTTGCCGTCACCTTCGCCGCCGGTGTGGCGATGGAACGGCTCATCATCCGCTGGCTCTACAACCGCCCGCTCGAGACGCTTCTCGCCACCTTCGGCGTGTCTATCGCCTTGCAGCAGCTCGCCAAGAACATCTTCGGCACCCAGGCCCGTCCGCTCACCTCTCCGGGCTGGCTCGACGGCGCGCTCGTGTTCAACGATGTCGTGGGGATCTCCTATATCCGCATCGCGATATTCGTGCTCGCGCTCGTCTTCCTCGGCATTTTCCTCTTCATCATGAAGAGGACGCGCCTCGGGCTCGAGACACGGGCGGTGACGCAAAACCCGCGCATGGCGGCCTCCATGGGGATCAACCCGGACAAGGTGAACATGCTCACCTTCGGTCTCGGCTCGGGCATTGCCGGGATCGCGGGCGTGGCGATCGGCCTCTATGCAAAGGTGACCTCGGAGCTGGGGCAGGATTACATCGTTCAATCCTTCATGACCGTCGTCGTCGGCGGCGTCGGCAATATCTGGGGCACGCTTCTCGGTGCCACGATGATCGGATTCCTGCAAAAGGGCATCGAATGGATGAACCCGTCGAACACGCTCGCGGCGCAGACCTACATGATCGTCTTCATCATCATCTTCATCCAGTTCCGCCCCAAGGGCATCATCGCCCTCAAGGGCCGCGCGGCGGGAGACTGA
- the urtA gene encoding urea ABC transporter substrate-binding protein, with amino-acid sequence MAQDVSCPIKIGVLHSLSGTMAISETTLKDTMLMLVEQQNEKGGLLGCDLEAVVVDPASDWPLFAEKARELLTVQDVDVLFGAWTSVSRKSVLPVLEELNGLMFYPVQYEGEESSKNVFYTGAAPNQQAIPATDYFLDELGVEKFALLGTDYVYPRTTNNILESYLKDKGIAPEDIFVNYTPFGHSDWSKIVSDVVALGADGKKVGVISTINGDANIGFYKELAAQGISADDIPVVAFSVGEEELSGLDTSNLVGHLAAWNYFMSADTPENEEFIAAWHEFIGDDSRVTNDPMEAHYIGFNMWVNAVTEAGTTDVDAVREHMWGQEFPNLTGGTAVMGVNHHLSKPVLIGEILEDGQFDIVSETDPVPGDAWTDYLPESAVLDSDWKDLGCGMYNTQTETCVQIKSNY; translated from the coding sequence ATGGCTCAGGACGTGAGCTGTCCGATCAAGATCGGCGTTCTCCATTCGCTCTCCGGCACGATGGCGATCTCGGAGACGACGCTGAAGGACACGATGCTGATGCTCGTCGAGCAGCAGAACGAGAAGGGCGGTCTTCTCGGCTGCGACCTGGAGGCGGTCGTGGTGGACCCGGCCTCCGACTGGCCGCTTTTCGCGGAAAAGGCGCGCGAGCTTCTGACGGTTCAGGACGTGGATGTGCTCTTCGGGGCCTGGACCTCCGTGTCGCGTAAGTCCGTGCTTCCGGTGCTCGAGGAACTCAACGGCCTGATGTTCTATCCGGTGCAATACGAGGGCGAGGAAAGCTCGAAGAACGTCTTCTACACCGGCGCCGCCCCGAACCAGCAGGCGATCCCGGCGACCGACTATTTCCTCGATGAACTCGGGGTGGAGAAATTCGCGCTCCTCGGCACGGATTACGTGTATCCGCGGACCACGAACAACATCCTCGAAAGCTACCTGAAGGACAAGGGCATCGCGCCCGAAGACATCTTTGTCAACTACACGCCCTTCGGTCATTCCGACTGGTCGAAGATCGTGTCCGACGTCGTCGCGCTCGGTGCGGACGGCAAGAAGGTGGGCGTGATTTCCACGATCAACGGCGATGCCAATATCGGCTTCTACAAGGAACTCGCGGCCCAGGGCATTTCCGCCGATGACATCCCCGTTGTCGCCTTCTCGGTCGGCGAGGAGGAGCTCTCCGGTCTCGACACGTCCAACCTCGTCGGCCATCTCGCGGCCTGGAACTACTTCATGTCTGCGGACACTCCGGAGAACGAGGAATTCATCGCTGCCTGGCACGAATTCATCGGCGACGACAGCCGCGTGACGAACGATCCGATGGAAGCGCATTACATCGGCTTCAATATGTGGGTGAACGCGGTGACCGAGGCGGGCACCACCGATGTGGACGCGGTGCGCGAGCACATGTGGGGGCAGGAATTCCCGAACCTCACCGGCGGTACGGCCGTGATGGGCGTGAACCACCACCTGTCCAAGCCGGTGCTGATCGGCGAGATCCTCGAGGACGGCCAGTTCGACATCGTCTCCGAAACCGATCCCGTGCCGGGCGATGCCTGGACCGACTATCTGCCGGAATCCGCCGTGCTGGACTCCGACTGGAAGGATCTCGGCTGCGGAATGTACAACACCCAGACCGAGACCTGCGTTCAGATCAAGTCCAACTACTGA
- a CDS encoding ABC transporter permease: MRARLAWSFARRELRAGVAGFRVLVICLVLGVAAIAAVTSVREAITQGLSREGAALLGGDAEMEFTYRFATGAERAWMDETARGVSEVADFRSMLSLGDDRALTQVKAVDAAYPLVGTVLLSPDMPLSEALAGRAGVPGIVLDPMLFERLGLSVGDEVTLGGERFVAMAELTREPDGTAGGFTLGPRSIVSLATLRDTGLLAPGTLFEAAYRLDLPEGADLDAVKARAEREVAEGAFRWRDARNGAPGVSRFVDRLGAFLVLVGLAGLAVGGVGVSSAVRAYLDRKIAVIATLKTLGADRVTILMIYLMQVGVLSLISVALGLLLGGLLPLIALPFVETLLPVPVEGGVHLRPLLEAGIYGVLASAIFVLWPLARVEKIRPAALYRDAFFGLSGRPRWPYVVVIALLLAALVGVTVLLSESRELVLWTFLGLALSFLALVLAGRGIGALARWLSRRGWVRGLLPLRLALGAVGGPGGETVSTVLSLGLGLTVLSAIGQIDANLRGAIDRDLPDVAPSYYVVDIQPDQIDGFLARVGSDPGVSRFETAPMLRGNITRINGEDAVSVAGPHWVLRGDRGITYSATRPENATVTEGAWWPEDYDGPPQISFSAGEAEEMGLHLGDRMTVNVLGRDITGEVTSFREVDFSGAGMGFILTMDPAALEGAPHSHIATLYIAPEAEAALIRDLARTYPNITTIRVRDAIDRVVSLLEGIAAATTLGAVATLVTGAVVLIGAAAAGEERRRFEAAVLKTLGASRGRILAGFALRSLIVGAGAGAVAFVAGAAAAWAVIHFVMEADFVLSVPSALFVIAGGVIVTLASSLLFSWRAMAVRPARILRASEG, translated from the coding sequence GTGAGGGCGCGCCTGGCCTGGAGCTTTGCGCGGCGGGAACTGCGGGCGGGCGTCGCGGGGTTCCGTGTCCTCGTGATCTGTCTCGTGCTCGGCGTCGCGGCCATCGCCGCGGTGACCTCCGTGCGGGAGGCCATCACGCAGGGGCTGTCGCGCGAGGGCGCCGCCCTGCTCGGCGGCGACGCGGAAATGGAATTCACCTACCGGTTCGCGACCGGGGCGGAGCGCGCCTGGATGGACGAGACGGCGCGCGGCGTGTCCGAGGTCGCCGATTTCCGCTCGATGCTGAGCCTGGGCGACGACCGCGCGCTGACCCAGGTCAAGGCGGTGGACGCGGCCTATCCGCTGGTCGGCACCGTGCTCCTGTCTCCCGACATGCCGCTTTCGGAGGCGCTTGCGGGGCGGGCGGGCGTGCCGGGGATCGTCCTCGACCCGATGCTGTTCGAGCGGCTCGGCCTGTCGGTCGGGGATGAGGTGACGCTCGGCGGAGAGCGGTTCGTGGCGATGGCGGAACTCACACGTGAACCGGACGGGACGGCGGGCGGTTTCACCCTGGGGCCACGGTCCATCGTTTCGCTCGCCACGCTGCGCGACACTGGCCTGCTCGCGCCGGGCACCCTGTTCGAGGCGGCATATCGCCTGGACCTGCCCGAGGGCGCGGATCTCGATGCGGTCAAGGCGCGGGCGGAGCGCGAGGTGGCCGAAGGTGCGTTCCGATGGCGGGATGCACGCAACGGCGCGCCCGGCGTGAGCCGCTTTGTCGACCGTCTCGGCGCCTTTCTCGTGCTCGTCGGTCTCGCCGGTCTCGCCGTCGGCGGTGTCGGGGTCTCCTCGGCCGTGCGCGCCTATCTCGACCGCAAGATCGCGGTGATCGCGACGCTGAAGACGCTCGGGGCGGATCGCGTGACGATCCTGATGATTTACCTCATGCAGGTCGGTGTGCTGTCCCTCATCTCGGTCGCGCTCGGCCTCCTGCTCGGCGGCCTGCTTCCGCTGATCGCCCTGCCGTTCGTGGAAACGCTCCTGCCGGTCCCGGTCGAAGGCGGCGTCCACCTGCGCCCGCTTCTCGAGGCAGGGATCTATGGTGTGCTGGCGAGCGCGATCTTCGTGCTCTGGCCGCTTGCGCGGGTGGAAAAGATCCGGCCCGCCGCGCTCTATCGTGATGCGTTCTTCGGCCTCTCCGGCCGGCCGCGGTGGCCCTATGTCGTGGTGATCGCGCTGCTGCTCGCGGCGCTGGTCGGGGTGACGGTGCTCCTGTCTGAAAGCCGCGAACTCGTGCTCTGGACATTCCTTGGCCTCGCGCTCTCCTTCCTCGCACTCGTGCTCGCGGGCCGCGGTATCGGCGCGCTGGCCCGCTGGCTTTCCCGGCGCGGCTGGGTGCGCGGGCTGCTTCCCCTGCGTCTCGCGCTCGGCGCGGTCGGCGGACCGGGGGGCGAGACCGTCTCCACCGTGCTGTCCCTGGGGCTCGGGCTCACCGTGCTTTCCGCCATCGGGCAGATCGACGCCAATCTCCGTGGCGCCATCGACCGGGACCTGCCGGATGTGGCGCCCTCCTATTACGTCGTGGACATCCAGCCGGACCAGATCGACGGCTTCCTTGCGCGGGTGGGCAGCGATCCCGGTGTCTCCCGGTTCGAGACGGCGCCGATGCTGCGCGGCAACATCACCCGGATCAATGGCGAGGACGCGGTGTCGGTCGCCGGGCCGCATTGGGTGCTGCGCGGTGATCGCGGGATCACCTATTCCGCGACCCGGCCCGAAAACGCCACGGTGACCGAGGGCGCGTGGTGGCCGGAAGATTACGACGGACCCCCGCAGATCAGCTTTTCCGCCGGTGAGGCGGAGGAGATGGGCCTGCATCTGGGCGACCGGATGACGGTCAATGTGCTCGGCCGCGACATCACGGGGGAGGTCACCTCCTTCCGCGAGGTCGATTTTTCCGGCGCGGGCATGGGCTTTATACTGACGATGGATCCCGCCGCGCTGGAGGGCGCCCCGCACAGCCATATCGCGACGCTCTATATCGCGCCGGAGGCCGAGGCGGCGCTGATCCGCGATCTTGCCAGGACCTATCCGAATATCACCACCATTCGCGTGCGCGACGCGATCGACCGCGTCGTTTCCCTCCTTGAGGGCATCGCCGCGGCCACGACGCTCGGCGCTGTGGCGACGCTCGTGACCGGGGCGGTGGTGCTGATCGGCGCGGCGGCGGCGGGAGAGGAACGGCGGCGCTTCGAGGCCGCGGTTCTGAAGACGCTCGGCGCCTCCCGCGGCCGCATCCTCGCGGGGTTCGCGCTGCGGTCCCTGATCGTCGGCGCGGGGGCGGGGGCCGTGGCCTTCGTCGCCGGGGCCGCCGCCGCCTGGGCCGTGATCCATTTCGTGATGGAGGCGGATTTCGTGCTCTCAGTGCCCTCTGCCCTGTTCGTGATCGCCGGCGGCGTGATCGTCACGCTTGCCAGTTCGCTCCTGTTTTCCTGGCGCGCGATGGCGGTGCGTCCCGCACGCATCCTCCGGGCGAGCGAGGGCTGA
- a CDS encoding ABC transporter ATP-binding protein produces the protein MTDPIISLKDVSLSLEGNAGRVEILHGITLDVARGETLGLIGPSGSGKSSLLMLLGGLETASSGRVSVLGRDLTAMDEDELARFRRDHMGVVFQSFHLLPTMTALENVAVPLELAGVPDAFERARAELEAVGLGSRLDHYPAQMSGGEQQRVALARAAAPRPELLLADEPTGNLDGVNGAAIMELLMTLRDRHGATLVLVTHAPELAARCDRVIRLRDGRLDTDEAAA, from the coding sequence ATGACCGATCCGATCATATCGCTGAAAGACGTCAGCCTGTCCCTCGAGGGCAATGCCGGACGGGTCGAGATCCTCCACGGGATCACGCTCGATGTGGCGCGGGGGGAAACGCTGGGGCTCATCGGGCCTTCTGGATCGGGCAAGTCTTCGCTCCTCATGCTGCTCGGCGGTCTGGAAACGGCCAGTTCCGGCCGCGTCTCTGTTCTGGGGCGCGATCTGACCGCGATGGACGAAGACGAACTCGCGCGGTTTCGCAGGGATCATATGGGGGTGGTCTTCCAATCCTTCCACCTCCTGCCGACGATGACCGCACTCGAAAACGTCGCCGTGCCGCTCGAACTCGCCGGAGTGCCGGACGCCTTCGAACGCGCCCGCGCGGAGCTCGAGGCGGTGGGGCTCGGATCGCGGCTCGATCATTACCCTGCCCAGATGTCGGGCGGCGAGCAGCAGCGCGTGGCGCTTGCCCGCGCCGCCGCGCCGCGTCCGGAGCTCCTGCTCGCGGATGAGCCGACGGGCAACCTCGACGGTGTCAACGGCGCGGCGATCATGGAGCTTCTGATGACCCTGCGGGACCGTCACGGCGCGACGCTCGTGCTCGTGACCCATGCGCCGGAGCTTGCTGCGCGCTGCGACCGGGTGATCCGGTTGCGCGACGGCCGGCTCGACACCGACGAGGCCGCCGCGTGA
- a CDS encoding arylesterase has protein sequence MAETITVAALGDSLTQGYGLMREEGFTARLQDWLDAHDVDATVLNAGVSGDTTAGGLSRVDWTLSPEVGAMIVALGGNDVLRGIAPETARENLTGILEAARAKDVPVLLVGIAAPNNYGAAYRESFEAIYPDLSQEFDTLYFPNFLAPLTDLGEMSEVMARYVQADGIHPNAEGVKLIVEAMGPKVAELVERARD, from the coding sequence ATGGCAGAGACGATTACGGTCGCGGCGCTGGGCGACAGTCTCACCCAGGGCTACGGGCTGATGCGGGAGGAGGGTTTCACCGCACGGCTCCAGGATTGGCTCGACGCGCATGACGTCGATGCGACGGTTCTGAACGCGGGCGTTTCCGGGGACACGACAGCCGGCGGGCTGTCGCGGGTCGACTGGACGCTCTCTCCCGAGGTCGGTGCGATGATCGTCGCCCTGGGCGGCAACGACGTGCTGCGCGGGATCGCGCCCGAGACCGCGCGCGAGAATCTGACCGGGATTCTTGAGGCCGCCCGCGCAAAGGACGTGCCCGTGCTGCTTGTGGGGATCGCCGCGCCGAACAACTATGGCGCCGCCTATCGCGAGTCGTTCGAGGCGATCTATCCCGACCTGTCGCAAGAGTTCGACACGCTCTATTTTCCGAATTTCCTCGCACCGCTCACCGATCTGGGGGAGATGAGCGAGGTGATGGCCCGCTACGTCCAGGCCGACGGAATCCATCCGAATGCCGAGGGGGTGAAGCTGATCGTGGAAGCCATGGGGCCGAAGGTCGCCGAACTTGTGGAGCGGGCGCGCGACTAA
- the ccoS gene encoding cbb3-type cytochrome oxidase assembly protein CcoS — protein MNVLVYLIPISVFLGGLGLAAFFWSIRSRQYDDPEGDANRILTGDYDDHPKED, from the coding sequence ATGAACGTTCTCGTTTACCTGATCCCGATTTCCGTCTTTCTCGGCGGGCTCGGTCTGGCCGCGTTCTTCTGGTCGATCCGGTCGCGTCAATATGACGACCCCGAGGGTGATGCGAACCGCATTCTGACGGGCGATTACGACGACCACCCGAAGGAGGATTAG
- a CDS encoding heavy metal translocating P-type ATPase, giving the protein MSEVQISACPACVAAPAAEEAAHARDVQDIRFVLSLPAIYCAACISGVERELMRQPGVRAARVNLTLKRAQVEADPAVSVDDLIAALTKAGYEAYELDASAISATETDRKGRAILTRIAVSGFAMMNVMLLSVAVWSGAADATRDMFHWISAAIALPAIAYAAQPFFVSAWTALRARRLNMDVPISLAILLAGGMSLFETMESGRHAYFDAALSLTFFLLAGRYLDYRTRSVARSAAEELAALEVPRATLADGTVVPIREVVRGALVRVVPGARVPVDGIVVDGASELDRSLLTGESLPVAAGVETVVSAGEVNLTGPLIIRVTAAGEESSLHRMADLVAMAETSRNRYTSLADRAAGIYAPAVHLLALVAFAGWVIYSGDIRLSLNIAVAVLIITCPCALGLAVPAVTTSASGRLFRAGMLIKSATALERLAEVDTVVFDKTGTLTEGKPELSNLAEIPPRARGIAMALAAGSAHPLSAALHEAARAADVVPARLSGIREVPGQGIEGVWDDQPVRLGRAGWLGAEPLAQTATYLKIGDAAPVAFTFADHLREGAAEAVAALQRQGKDVVLLSGDTPAAVADIARRIGISAWAAECLPEAKALRVAELTRSGRKVLMVGDGLNDTAALAAAHVSISPASALEATRVVSDMVLLGKSLAPLGEATQVAVSATRRIKENFSIAALYNLIAIPIALAGFATPLAAALAMSTSSVTVSLNALRLRGKS; this is encoded by the coding sequence ATGTCCGAGGTCCAGATTTCCGCCTGTCCGGCCTGTGTGGCCGCTCCCGCCGCCGAAGAGGCCGCGCATGCGCGGGACGTGCAGGACATCCGCTTCGTCCTCTCCCTGCCCGCGATCTATTGCGCGGCCTGCATCTCCGGCGTCGAACGCGAACTGATGCGGCAGCCGGGCGTGCGCGCGGCGCGGGTCAACCTGACGCTCAAGCGCGCGCAGGTCGAGGCGGATCCGGCCGTGTCCGTCGACGATCTGATCGCCGCGCTGACGAAGGCGGGCTATGAGGCTTACGAGCTCGACGCGAGCGCGATCTCCGCGACGGAGACGGACCGGAAGGGCCGGGCGATTCTGACCCGCATCGCCGTGTCGGGTTTCGCGATGATGAACGTGATGCTCCTGTCGGTCGCGGTGTGGTCCGGCGCGGCGGATGCGACGCGGGACATGTTCCACTGGATCTCGGCGGCCATCGCGCTCCCGGCCATCGCCTATGCCGCGCAACCGTTCTTCGTATCCGCCTGGACGGCGCTGCGGGCAAGACGGCTCAACATGGACGTCCCGATCTCGCTCGCGATCCTGCTCGCGGGGGGCATGTCCCTGTTCGAGACGATGGAATCGGGCCGGCATGCCTATTTCGATGCGGCGCTCTCGCTGACCTTCTTCCTGCTGGCCGGACGCTATCTCGACTACCGCACGCGCTCGGTGGCCCGCTCCGCCGCCGAGGAGCTCGCCGCGCTCGAAGTGCCTCGCGCCACGCTCGCCGACGGCACGGTCGTGCCGATCAGGGAGGTGGTCCGGGGCGCGCTGGTGCGCGTCGTGCCGGGGGCCCGCGTGCCGGTGGACGGTATCGTGGTCGACGGCGCGTCCGAGCTCGACCGCTCGCTTCTGACCGGAGAGAGCCTGCCGGTGGCGGCGGGGGTGGAGACCGTCGTGTCCGCGGGCGAGGTGAACCTGACCGGCCCGCTCATCATCAGGGTGACGGCGGCGGGCGAGGAGAGCTCGCTGCACCGCATGGCCGATCTCGTCGCCATGGCCGAGACCTCGCGCAACCGCTACACCTCGCTGGCCGACCGTGCGGCGGGGATCTACGCCCCCGCGGTGCACCTCCTGGCGCTCGTGGCCTTCGCCGGCTGGGTGATCTACTCGGGCGATATCCGGCTGTCGCTCAACATCGCCGTTGCCGTTCTGATCATCACCTGTCCCTGTGCGCTCGGTCTCGCCGTGCCTGCCGTGACCACCTCCGCCTCCGGGCGCCTGTTCCGTGCGGGGATGCTGATCAAATCCGCCACCGCCCTCGAACGCCTGGCGGAGGTCGATACCGTCGTCTTCGACAAGACCGGCACCCTCACCGAGGGCAAGCCGGAGCTGTCGAACCTAGCGGAAATTCCGCCGCGCGCCCGAGGCATCGCCATGGCCCTCGCCGCCGGATCTGCGCATCCGCTTTCCGCCGCGCTCCACGAGGCCGCGCGTGCCGCCGATGTCGTGCCCGCGAGGCTTTCCGGGATACGCGAAGTGCCTGGGCAGGGGATCGAGGGTGTCTGGGACGACCAGCCCGTGCGGCTCGGCCGCGCCGGCTGGCTCGGGGCGGAGCCGCTCGCCCAGACTGCGACCTATCTGAAGATCGGCGATGCGGCGCCGGTCGCCTTCACCTTCGCCGATCACCTGCGGGAGGGTGCGGCCGAGGCCGTCGCCGCGCTCCAGCGGCAGGGCAAGGATGTCGTGCTTCTGTCCGGGGACACACCCGCCGCCGTGGCCGATATCGCCCGGCGGATCGGCATCTCCGCCTGGGCGGCCGAGTGCCTGCCGGAGGCGAAGGCGCTGCGCGTGGCCGAGCTGACGCGGTCGGGGCGCAAGGTGTTGATGGTCGGGGACGGGCTCAACGACACCGCCGCGCTCGCCGCCGCACATGTGTCGATCTCGCCCGCCTCCGCGCTCGAGGCGACGCGGGTCGTCTCCGATATGGTGCTTCTGGGCAAATCGCTCGCCCCCCTCGGAGAGGCGACCCAGGTCGCCGTTTCCGCCACGCGCCGGATCAAGGAAAATTTCAGCATCGCCGCGCTTTACAACCTGATCGCCATTCCGATCGCGCTGGCGGGCTTCGCCACCCCGCTTGCCGCGGCGCTCGCGATGTCGACCAGTTCGGTCACGGTGTCGCTCAACGCGCTGCGCCTGAGGGGAAAATCATGA
- a CDS encoding FixH family protein, which produces MREITGKHVLIGMVGTFGIIIGVNVFMAVQAVKTFPGLETANSYGVSQTFNRDKEAQEALRWTVEAVDDQENLYVYIRDDAGRPVEVAEIGGTLGRATTVAQDQQPEFRFDGEAYVAQTGVLDEGNWNYRMTATALDGTAFTQRIVIHVKR; this is translated from the coding sequence ATGCGCGAGATTACCGGAAAGCACGTTCTGATCGGCATGGTGGGGACCTTCGGGATCATCATCGGGGTGAATGTCTTCATGGCCGTTCAGGCGGTGAAGACCTTCCCCGGCCTCGAGACGGCGAATTCCTACGGCGTGTCCCAGACCTTCAATCGCGACAAGGAGGCGCAGGAAGCCCTGCGCTGGACGGTCGAGGCGGTGGACGATCAGGAAAACCTCTATGTCTATATCCGCGACGATGCCGGACGGCCGGTCGAGGTCGCGGAGATCGGCGGCACGCTCGGCCGGGCCACGACGGTCGCGCAGGACCAGCAGCCTGAATTCCGCTTCGACGGCGAGGCCTATGTGGCGCAGACCGGGGTGCTTGATGAGGGCAACTGGAACTATCGGATGACGGCAACGGCGCTTGACGGCACGGCCTTCACCCAACGCATCGTCATCCACGTCAAACGGTAG